The following proteins are encoded in a genomic region of Desulfurococcaceae archaeon:
- a CDS encoding DNA-directed RNA polymerase subunit B: MKVQLSHEDLWIVAKRYLEEKGLVRQHLDSYNRFTREILPAIIGEFRVIPITESIKIYIEKPRIDRPQWIDIDGTASYKTPLECRIRNLTYMAPVYVTIRVEGDGIYREMNLKLMDLPVMLKSEIDPLSKASPEELVEYGEDPRDPGGYFIINGSERVLVAQEDLASNTILVDYGQEGAGITHTAKVVSAAKGRRAQLIVDRRKDGIFYANFQGHKIPAVILMIALGLDTREVLYAVSPDPSYHNYVLPSILQAEQILPRLEIPPNLSEEEIKAYVEEYRRRIVEEALDYVGSRFAVGRPREERIERARRLLDERLLPHIGIDSTRETRILKAVFIGQMMARIIELMLGRRKPDDKDHYRNKRLKLAGDMLATLVRTALVAFTRELREELEKQLSKTRKLEIKAAFKHSIITDRILHAMATGNWPGGRTGVSQLLDRTNMLSTLSHLRRVVSPLARGQPHFEARELHGTQWGRICPFETPEGANIGLVKNLALLVNVSVGIDDREIEELLYELGTVPVITMKIKGKVHRGYLDDVVERLERGELKGDEYVGWARVFLNGKLVGYHPDGELLTKNLRSLRRRGRLSSEVNVAYFKTEHINEVVINTDAGRIRRPLIVVEGGAPKLTKEHVEKLKKGEIAFDDLVKAGIVEYLDPDEEENAYIALTPEEVIEEHTHLELWLPGIFGITASIIPYAEHNQSPRNMYEAAMAKQALSLNTANFQERVDTRGHLLHYPQKPIVTTKAASIIGYDERPAGQNFVVAVLTLTGYNIEDAVILNRSSVERGLARSTFFRLYSTVEYKYPGGVQDEITKPSPSARGYRGPRAYELLDDDGIIAPETEVVGGDALVGKVSPPRFISAQEYAVGSITRQDTSIAVRHGEKGVVDVVILTMDDEGNKLVKVRVRDPRIPELGDKFASRHGQKGVVGLLIPQYDMPFTEDGVTPDLIINPHAFPSRMTVGQLLESIAGKVAALRGEPVDATPFYKERVENLKIELKRYGYPPTGEEVMYDGRTGEMLKGPVFIGIVYYQKLHHMVSDKIHARARGPVQILTRQPTQGRSRAGGLRWGEMEVDCLVGHGASILLRETIRERSDLTRVYICEECGLVGYYDKNKGKFMCPVHKDKTVLKPIDITYAFKLLIQELMSMGIRPRLFVEDVVKR; encoded by the coding sequence TTGAAGGTTCAACTGTCGCATGAAGACCTTTGGATCGTGGCGAAGAGGTATCTCGAAGAAAAGGGCTTAGTCAGGCAGCATTTAGATAGTTACAACAGGTTTACGCGGGAAATACTTCCAGCAATTATTGGAGAATTCAGAGTGATACCCATAACCGAGTCCATTAAAATATATATCGAAAAACCGAGAATAGATAGACCGCAGTGGATAGATATTGACGGCACGGCAAGTTATAAAACCCCGCTGGAGTGCAGAATAAGGAACCTGACATACATGGCGCCCGTTTACGTTACTATTAGAGTAGAAGGAGACGGTATTTACAGGGAAATGAACTTAAAGCTCATGGACTTGCCCGTTATGCTCAAATCGGAAATAGACCCGCTGAGTAAGGCGAGCCCGGAGGAGCTCGTAGAATACGGTGAGGATCCGCGAGATCCAGGGGGTTACTTCATAATTAACGGTAGCGAGCGCGTACTGGTCGCCCAGGAAGACCTTGCAAGCAATACTATCCTAGTAGACTATGGGCAGGAAGGTGCCGGCATAACCCACACCGCCAAGGTCGTCAGCGCGGCTAAAGGTAGGAGAGCCCAGTTAATAGTAGACCGCAGGAAGGACGGCATATTCTACGCTAACTTTCAAGGACACAAGATACCGGCAGTCATACTAATGATAGCTCTCGGGCTTGACACAAGGGAAGTGCTCTATGCCGTAAGTCCCGACCCTTCATATCACAATTACGTACTACCATCAATTCTTCAGGCAGAGCAGATCCTACCTAGACTGGAAATCCCACCAAACCTTTCAGAAGAGGAGATCAAGGCTTACGTGGAGGAGTACAGGAGAAGAATAGTCGAAGAAGCCCTAGATTACGTTGGATCGAGGTTTGCTGTGGGGAGACCGCGCGAAGAGAGGATTGAAAGGGCCCGTAGGCTATTAGATGAGAGGTTGTTGCCACATATAGGAATCGATTCTACTAGAGAAACGAGAATCCTCAAAGCAGTGTTCATAGGTCAAATGATGGCGAGGATCATCGAACTAATGCTAGGACGCAGGAAGCCCGATGACAAGGACCACTATAGGAACAAGAGGTTAAAACTAGCCGGAGACATGCTCGCAACGTTAGTGAGAACGGCACTTGTGGCATTTACGAGGGAACTGCGCGAAGAACTCGAGAAACAGCTTTCAAAGACTAGGAAACTCGAAATCAAAGCGGCATTTAAACACAGCATTATAACGGATAGAATACTACACGCAATGGCAACCGGTAACTGGCCTGGGGGCAGAACCGGTGTCAGTCAGCTACTAGATAGAACTAACATGCTAAGTACACTAAGCCACTTGAGGAGGGTGGTATCACCGTTAGCAAGGGGGCAACCGCACTTTGAGGCGAGGGAGCTTCACGGTACGCAGTGGGGCAGGATCTGCCCCTTCGAAACGCCCGAAGGAGCGAACATCGGTTTAGTGAAGAACCTTGCACTGCTAGTGAACGTGAGCGTGGGTATAGATGACAGGGAAATAGAAGAGCTGCTCTACGAGCTCGGAACAGTGCCGGTCATCACCATGAAAATTAAGGGTAAGGTGCATAGAGGCTACCTAGACGACGTCGTTGAAAGGCTAGAGCGCGGAGAGCTCAAAGGAGACGAGTACGTGGGGTGGGCTAGGGTATTCCTCAACGGCAAGCTCGTAGGCTACCACCCAGACGGCGAACTACTAACTAAAAACCTCAGAAGCCTCAGAAGACGAGGTAGACTTAGCTCCGAGGTAAACGTCGCGTACTTTAAGACGGAACACATCAACGAAGTGGTGATTAACACTGATGCGGGGCGCATAAGAAGACCCCTCATAGTAGTGGAGGGTGGCGCGCCGAAGCTTACAAAAGAGCACGTAGAGAAACTTAAGAAAGGAGAGATAGCGTTCGATGACCTCGTAAAGGCAGGCATAGTAGAGTACCTAGACCCCGATGAAGAAGAAAATGCCTATATAGCCTTAACCCCGGAGGAGGTAATTGAAGAGCATACGCACCTAGAATTGTGGTTACCCGGGATATTCGGGATAACGGCTTCAATAATACCATACGCTGAGCATAATCAAAGCCCAAGAAACATGTACGAAGCCGCCATGGCCAAGCAAGCGCTCAGCTTAAACACGGCGAACTTCCAGGAAAGAGTTGATACGCGCGGACACCTCCTACACTATCCTCAGAAGCCCATTGTAACGACGAAGGCGGCCAGCATCATCGGTTACGATGAAAGGCCAGCTGGACAGAACTTCGTAGTGGCCGTTCTCACCCTGACAGGATATAACATTGAAGACGCCGTAATACTAAATAGGAGTAGCGTTGAGAGGGGGCTCGCGAGATCGACGTTCTTCCGGCTTTATTCGACAGTCGAATACAAATACCCCGGTGGCGTACAGGACGAAATCACGAAGCCTTCGCCTAGTGCGAGAGGGTATAGGGGGCCGCGTGCTTACGAGCTATTAGACGACGACGGAATTATCGCGCCTGAAACGGAGGTCGTAGGAGGAGACGCGCTAGTAGGCAAGGTTAGTCCACCGAGATTCATCAGCGCCCAAGAATACGCCGTAGGCAGCATAACGAGGCAGGACACGAGCATAGCTGTAAGGCACGGTGAGAAGGGAGTAGTGGACGTTGTAATTCTGACCATGGATGATGAAGGCAACAAGCTAGTCAAAGTGAGAGTAAGAGATCCTAGAATTCCGGAACTAGGCGACAAATTTGCCTCTAGACATGGACAAAAGGGAGTAGTTGGGTTGCTAATACCGCAGTATGATATGCCGTTCACGGAGGACGGCGTAACGCCGGACCTGATCATCAATCCCCACGCATTCCCGAGCAGAATGACCGTTGGACAACTCCTCGAAAGCATTGCCGGCAAGGTAGCAGCTCTCCGCGGGGAGCCCGTGGATGCGACGCCGTTCTACAAAGAACGCGTCGAAAACCTAAAAATAGAGCTCAAGAGGTACGGCTACCCTCCAACCGGTGAAGAAGTAATGTACGATGGTAGGACCGGCGAGATGCTTAAAGGACCAGTATTCATTGGTATCGTTTACTATCAAAAGCTACACCACATGGTAAGCGATAAAATACACGCGAGGGCCAGAGGCCCCGTTCAGATCCTGACGCGGCAACCAACTCAAGGACGCTCTAGGGCTGGTGGGTTGCGGTGGGGTGAGATGGAAGTTGATTGCCTCGTAGGCCACGGTGCATCCATACTACTGAGAGAAACTATAAGGGAGAGGAGTGATTTGACAAGGGTTTACATTTGCGAAGAGTGCGGGCTCGTAGGTTACTACGACAAGAACAAGGGCAAGTTCATGTGCCCCGTTCACAAAGACAAGACGGTGCTAAAGCCTATTGATATAACTTATGCATTTAAGCTACTAATACAAGAGCTAATGAGCATGGGTATCAGGCCTAGGCTGTTCGTAGAAGACGTCGTCAAGAGGTGA
- a CDS encoding DNA-directed RNA polymerase subunit H, with protein MDEEVNILEHELVPKHEIVPPEEAMKILKKLGIEPWQLPWISADDPVVKAIGARPGDIIRVIRKSPTAGVSAAYRYVVVEVTRKS; from the coding sequence ATGGACGAAGAGGTAAACATCCTTGAACACGAACTAGTCCCGAAGCACGAAATAGTGCCGCCTGAGGAGGCCATGAAGATTTTGAAGAAACTAGGTATTGAGCCGTGGCAGCTACCTTGGATTTCAGCGGATGACCCCGTTGTAAAGGCTATAGGTGCTAGACCAGGAGATATAATAAGAGTTATAAGAAAAAGCCCTACTGCCGGTGTGTCGGCTGCCTATAGGTACGTAGTTGTAGAGGTGACTAGGAAGTCTTGA
- a CDS encoding orc1/cdc6 family replication initiation protein, whose translation MVNLNSLDIIEEVIRKRGLVSRVFANREVLHPDYIPETLPHREREITKLAEIMIVSAKGERPSNVFLYGFTGTGKTVVAKYVVKRLVEKASVLGVRIDHVYVNTRKVDTAYKVLATIASSLGLRVPYTGLALSEVYRKYINALDSWGGLHIVILDEIDYFVKRNGDDVLYKLLRINEDLAKAKVSIVGITNNLYFVENLDPRVRSSLGEEEIVFPPYTADQLFTILKQRAEKAFHSEVIDDSVISYCAALAAREHGDARRALDLLRVAGEVAERENVNKVTVEHVKKALLEIEEGRIYQSIVALPLQQKLVLKIIVDLVMKKRFTTTGEVYTVYVEEAKKQGLEPLSMRSISYIISQLDMMGIIVAEVKSLGRHGLTKVIRVKDEVIKAVNEALKHFV comes from the coding sequence GTGGTTAACCTAAATAGCTTGGACATAATAGAGGAGGTTATAAGGAAACGGGGATTGGTGTCTCGGGTATTTGCGAACAGGGAAGTTTTGCATCCAGATTACATACCTGAAACACTACCTCACCGGGAAAGGGAGATCACGAAGTTGGCAGAGATAATGATCGTTTCCGCTAAGGGCGAAAGGCCAAGTAATGTGTTCTTATACGGGTTTACGGGCACGGGCAAGACGGTGGTAGCTAAGTACGTGGTCAAACGGCTAGTTGAAAAGGCATCGGTACTGGGCGTGAGGATCGATCACGTGTACGTAAACACGAGAAAAGTCGACACCGCCTACAAGGTTTTAGCTACAATAGCGTCTAGTCTCGGCCTCAGGGTACCGTATACAGGGCTAGCCCTTAGCGAGGTGTACAGGAAATACATTAATGCCCTAGACAGCTGGGGCGGGCTCCACATAGTAATACTCGATGAAATAGACTATTTCGTTAAGCGTAACGGCGACGACGTGCTCTATAAGCTGCTTAGAATAAACGAGGACTTGGCAAAGGCCAAGGTCTCTATAGTCGGTATAACAAACAACTTGTACTTCGTAGAAAACCTAGATCCCCGTGTTAGGTCCAGTCTAGGGGAAGAGGAGATAGTGTTCCCGCCCTATACGGCGGACCAGCTTTTCACTATACTCAAGCAGCGTGCTGAAAAGGCATTTCACTCGGAGGTAATAGATGATAGTGTAATATCGTATTGCGCTGCGCTAGCCGCTAGAGAGCACGGTGATGCGAGAAGAGCGCTGGACTTGTTGAGAGTAGCCGGAGAGGTAGCGGAAAGGGAGAACGTCAACAAGGTTACGGTAGAGCATGTTAAGAAGGCGTTACTCGAAATCGAGGAAGGGCGAATATATCAAAGCATAGTTGCCCTCCCCCTGCAACAAAAACTCGTTCTAAAGATCATCGTGGATCTGGTCATGAAAAAACGCTTCACAACTACCGGAGAAGTCTACACCGTGTACGTTGAAGAAGCCAAGAAGCAGGGCCTAGAACCCCTTTCCATGAGGAGCATCAGTTATATAATTTCACAGCTAGATATGATGGGCATCATCGTTGCGGAAGTTAAGAGCCTCGGTAGACACGGCCTTACCAAGGTCATAAGAGTAAAGGACGAAGTAATAAAGGCAGTGAACGAGGCATTAAAGCACTTTGTTTAA
- a CDS encoding DUF99 family protein: protein MFKRTVEAYDDGFFPVRYKGGRGVTYIVGVEVSEQIDVRRIAWSMVRVDLNTTEHAITAISRNLKGSLILLDGVTYAGFDVVDPARLSNSTGKGVVVIQTHPLNLPRIRSALQKHFADWYERYRVIEDVYKNMIYVETPWRTIKIHVQGVGVYEAICTVKRLCLYSPVPEPLRIADKVSSALSRLLLRA from the coding sequence TTGTTTAAACGCACAGTAGAAGCATACGACGATGGTTTTTTCCCCGTGCGCTATAAGGGTGGCAGGGGAGTAACTTACATCGTAGGAGTAGAGGTTAGCGAGCAAATAGATGTTAGAAGAATTGCCTGGTCCATGGTAAGGGTAGACCTAAACACCACTGAGCACGCGATAACGGCGATTTCAAGGAACTTGAAGGGGTCATTAATACTACTTGACGGAGTAACCTACGCGGGTTTTGACGTAGTAGATCCGGCCAGGTTATCAAACTCTACGGGTAAAGGTGTCGTCGTCATTCAAACACACCCGTTGAACCTGCCGAGAATACGTTCGGCTCTTCAAAAGCACTTCGCGGACTGGTATGAGAGATACAGAGTCATCGAGGACGTGTACAAGAACATGATCTACGTGGAGACGCCTTGGAGGACGATCAAAATACATGTCCAGGGTGTGGGCGTGTACGAGGCGATCTGCACGGTGAAAAGACTGTGTCTGTACAGTCCAGTACCGGAACCCCTAAGAATAGCGGATAAGGTGTCCTCGGCGTTATCGCGCTTGCTCTTAAGGGCCTAG
- a CDS encoding phosphoenolpyruvate carboxykinase (GTP) → MYARGGSMPLENTRILEEGGNGRDEIVRRLSKYTDSSNLEKISKIKNTELLKWILDVAELTTPAKIFVITGSREDLDYIRKKAIENREEVPSRYNPLHTVHFDGPKDLARDRENTRILVPPGVTIPMINTKERGEALTEVTELFRGIMKGKEMYVGLYCFGPRDSLFTLYGVQVTDSAYVVHSSNILYRVCYDVFTSREDLRYMRFLHSAGERDENGWSLNIHKRRIYIDLDDRVVYSVNTQYAGNTVGLKKLSLRICVDMGYKEGWLCEHMFIVGVKGPGGRISYFTGAFPAGCGKTATALIADTVVGDDLAIIRNVDGLARAVNPEVGMFGIIDGVNPSDDPEIYEILTRKDTEVIFANVLLTEEGEVWWNGKASPPKPGINYAGNWWPGKKDERGAELPPSHPNGRFTTSIFYLEKVDPRINDPMGVPVKGMIFGGRDPDTWVPVEESFDWDHGVVTKGASLESERTAAVLGQVGKMEFNPFAILDFLPLSPGAFVELHFKFGEKLIERPRVFGVNYFLRDKHGRYLTEKVDKRVWLKWMELRVNGDVDAIETPTGYIPLYEDLVKLFEKELGKEFGEGLYQKLFTVRVSKHLEKIERIWRTYESVADTPRKFYEIMLWQKRRLESARYRYGDEISPFVLDKR, encoded by the coding sequence ATGTACGCGCGGGGAGGCTCCATGCCGCTGGAAAACACCAGAATCCTAGAAGAAGGTGGGAATGGAAGAGATGAAATCGTTCGGAGGCTCTCCAAGTACACGGATAGCTCTAATTTAGAGAAGATATCTAAGATAAAGAATACAGAGTTATTGAAATGGATACTCGACGTAGCGGAACTGACGACGCCCGCCAAGATATTCGTTATCACCGGTTCTCGCGAAGATCTCGATTACATTAGGAAGAAAGCCATTGAGAACAGGGAGGAGGTGCCCTCAAGGTACAATCCGCTTCACACCGTGCACTTCGACGGGCCCAAGGACTTGGCCCGAGATAGAGAGAACACTAGGATCCTCGTTCCCCCGGGAGTGACCATTCCCATGATCAACACGAAAGAGCGGGGGGAGGCCTTAACCGAAGTGACGGAGCTCTTCAGGGGGATCATGAAGGGTAAGGAGATGTACGTTGGGCTTTACTGCTTCGGCCCCAGGGACTCCTTATTCACGCTCTATGGTGTGCAAGTGACCGACTCGGCGTATGTTGTCCACAGTAGTAACATACTGTACCGGGTATGCTATGATGTCTTTACGAGTAGAGAAGACCTACGCTACATGAGGTTCCTACACAGTGCAGGTGAAAGGGACGAGAATGGCTGGTCCCTCAATATACACAAAAGGAGAATATACATAGACCTCGACGACAGGGTTGTCTACAGCGTGAACACGCAGTATGCTGGTAACACCGTTGGCTTGAAGAAACTCTCGCTAAGAATATGCGTAGACATGGGTTACAAAGAAGGCTGGCTTTGTGAGCACATGTTTATAGTTGGTGTTAAGGGACCTGGCGGCAGAATTTCGTATTTCACAGGTGCATTTCCAGCTGGTTGTGGTAAGACGGCAACGGCGTTAATAGCGGACACGGTAGTAGGTGACGACTTAGCTATAATCAGGAACGTCGACGGCTTAGCGAGAGCTGTTAACCCGGAGGTGGGGATGTTCGGTATAATAGATGGTGTAAACCCGAGCGATGACCCGGAGATCTACGAGATACTGACCCGGAAGGACACCGAGGTCATCTTCGCGAACGTTCTGCTTACAGAAGAGGGAGAAGTGTGGTGGAATGGAAAAGCATCCCCTCCTAAACCGGGTATAAACTACGCCGGTAATTGGTGGCCTGGAAAAAAAGATGAAAGAGGCGCGGAGTTACCGCCATCTCATCCAAATGGTAGGTTTACAACCAGTATCTTCTACCTGGAGAAAGTAGATCCGAGGATAAACGACCCGATGGGGGTGCCCGTGAAGGGGATGATCTTCGGGGGGCGAGACCCTGACACATGGGTCCCGGTTGAGGAGTCGTTTGACTGGGATCACGGCGTAGTCACGAAGGGGGCATCGCTAGAATCCGAGAGGACCGCTGCCGTGCTCGGACAGGTCGGCAAAATGGAATTCAACCCGTTTGCAATACTAGACTTCCTACCACTGTCACCCGGGGCATTCGTAGAGCTACACTTCAAATTCGGTGAAAAACTAATAGAAAGACCTAGAGTCTTCGGAGTAAACTACTTCCTGAGAGATAAGCACGGGAGGTACCTAACAGAAAAAGTCGATAAAAGGGTCTGGCTCAAGTGGATGGAGTTAAGGGTTAACGGTGATGTAGATGCCATCGAAACGCCTACAGGCTATATTCCACTATATGAAGACCTGGTAAAACTGTTCGAAAAGGAGCTCGGTAAGGAATTCGGCGAAGGACTTTACCAGAAACTATTCACGGTGAGGGTAAGTAAACACTTAGAGAAAATTGAACGAATATGGAGAACATACGAAAGCGTAGCCGATACGCCGCGGAAATTCTACGAAATAATGTTGTGGCAGAAGCGGAGGCTTGAGAGTGCGAGGTACAGGTACGGCGATGAAATCAGCCCCTTCGTGCTAGACAAGAGGTAA